TATTTGCCCTCGTTGCCGGCAAACGGTGAGCTGTTGACGATGAAGTTCATCGACAGGGTCGGCTCGTCAATGTTAACGTAAGGCAGCGGCTCCGGATTGTCGACGCTGGCCAGCGATTCGCTGATGCTGATCTCTTCAAAACCGGCGATCGTGACAATGTCACCGGCGCTGGCCTGCTCAATACTGACTTGTTGCAGGCCCTGGTAGCCGATCAGTTTCGAGATACGGCCGCGACTGATTTTGCCGTCTTTGTCAATGCGGGCGACGGTGTCGCCTTCTTTAATCCGGCCATTGAAGATTTTGCCGGTGGCGATACGACCGATATAGTCGTTGTAGTCAATGCTGGTAACCAGAAACTGGAACGGTGCGTCCGGGTCGCCTTCCGGTGCCGGAACCTTTTCTTTAATAGTCGCAAACAACGGCTCCAGGTCCATATTGTCGTCACCCGGCTCAAAGCGGGCGTAACCGCTCTTGGCGCTGGCGTAGACGATGGGAAACTCCAGTTGTTCCTCGTTGGCGTCCAACTCGCAGAACAGATCAAAGACCATATCGACCACCTCTTCCGGGCGGGCGCCGGGGCGGTCGATCTTGTTGATGACGACGATCGGCTTCAGGCCGAGGTCGAGGGATTTTTTCAAGACAAAGCGGGTTTGCGGCATGGGGCCGTCAAAGGCGTCGACCAGCAACAGCACGCAGTCGACCATTTTCAAGACGCGCTCAACCTCGCCGCCGAAGTCGGCATGCCCCGGGGTGTCGACGACATTGATCTTGACCCCCTTATGTTCAATGCACAGGTTCTTGGACAGGATGGTGATGCCCCGCTCTTTTTCAAGATCGTTGCTGTCCATGATCCGTTCGGTAATCACCTGATTGGAACGAAAGACTCCTGATTGATGAAGCATAGCATCGACCAAGGTGGTTTTTCCGTGGTCAACGTGGGCGATAATAGCGATGTTTCTGATCTCGGCGCTCATGCGGTGTATCTCCTTAAACGGCATAAATAGGCAAAACCGCGCCACAATACACCATGCCATGCTGCAATTCCATTAAAAAATGGTTTCAACCGTGTAAGATTGGCGGTTGCAGGGACCCGGCAAGGTGACTACACTGACTCAGAATAAAGACCTTGGCGGTAATCCCCGGATTGTGACAAGGAGTGAATGATGATAAGACTCAGACTCGATTGGCTGCTGGTTGGGCTGTGCGCGGTAGTGCTTACCGCCTGCGTGCCGCAATTGGCGACGTCTCCCTGGTCTACCACGGCCCCCCTCACGCCGGATCTGCTTATTCGCTCTGGTGATGCCGCGGCGCAACGGCTGATTCAGGAGCACGGTGGTCGCTTTGTCGATGAGACGGTCCAAACCTACCTGAATACGCTGGTTGACCGCGTCAGTCAAAGCTGTGCGTTCGATGATATCTCCTGGCGGTTGATCGTCGTCAATGATGATGCGTGTGATCTGATCGCTGTCCCGGGCGGCACGCTGTTGGTTTATCGCGGTTTGCTCGAACGGATCAATGATGAAACACAACTGGCGGCGCTGCTCAGTCATGCCATGGCTCACCTCAAGGCCGGCCATGAGGTGCAGGGGGCATTAAACGCGGATGTCTTGCGAGGCAAGGTTGATCCTTTGCCCGGGGCTGACGATGCTGGTGTGCGGGGTCAGCCGTTGGCTGATTTTTTAGTCAATCAGATCTATACGCCCGGTGAGGAGAGTGCGGCCCACCAGCTTTTTTTCGAGAGGGATGTCACGCGCATCGCGCCGGGTGCCGCTTGTGGCTGGTCGGCGCGCCATCCCGGAAAGCCACTTGGCGTGACCCGCCCTGGCGGTTGGGCGCTGGAGGATGATGCGGTGCGTTTTGCCGATATGCATGCTGTGGTCGTTCATCTCGCTGCAGGGTATGACGTTTTTGAACAGGCGCAGCAACTGGAACGTCAAGACAAGTTGCCACAGGCGATCTCTCTGTATTTGCAGGCGGCAACCCAAGCAAGCGATCAGGGGCTGATCCTCACCGGAATTGGGCTGGCCTATCTGCAGGTTGGCGAAGTAAACAGTGCCTATCATTATTTGCAACGGGCGGTACGTCTCGATGGGCACTACTATCGCAGCCGGTTGGGCTTGGGCTATGTCTTTTCACAGCAGGGGAAACTCTCTGAGGCCGAAGAGCAACTGAATCGCAGTCGCACCTTGCTGCCGACTCTGCAGGGCCACTATCTGCTTGCCGATCTGTATGCCCGTCAGGACAACTGGAGTGACGCCGAGGTGTTGTACCGGCAGGTGATGGCTGCCGATCCTCAGGGCACGTTGGGCAAAGCGGCACGCCGAGCATTAAAAGATAGAGCGGCGCAATAAGATAAAACCTGTGTGCGCCAAGGAGAGTGACATGGACTGGTCCGTCTGGTTGAACGAACAGGAAGTGGTGACATGGCAGGGGCGTCCGGCGCCACGTTGTTTTGTTTTCCGACAGTGGCAGCGGGCCCTGTTCGGCGGACTGATTCTGTTGGTCGCCTTATGGTGGCAGTGGGTCGGCATTGGTCTGGAGTCGGAGCATCAGCAGTGGTGGTGGGCGGTTCTGCCGGTGCCGTTTGTCCTGATCGGCTTATGGTTGTCCGTCGGCCGATTGCTGGCGGCGCGGTATGAATGGCGTCAGGTTTTTTACGCCCTGACCGATCAGCGGTTGCTGGTGCAGTGTGGTTTGGGCCGTGCCCGGCTGATTGCTTTACCCTGTGCGCAACTGACCTATGCCCGCGTGACGCTGGTGGGGGAACATTTGGGGCATCTTTACGTCGAAGCCGGGACGCGAAAATTGACCCTGTCCTGCGTGGAATATCCGGAAAAGCTCTATGCTCTTATGGAAGTTCGAATCAGCGCCAACCAGACGGCGGTCCCGCCCGCCTGACCATCTGTTCGCTAAGCTGCAAGGTTATTAATTCTCGGTTTGCTTCTTTTGTCATTGACTTTTGTCCGTGCATCTGGTTGTATCGAACAATTTTTCGCACCACCACTCCTCATCCGCAGGTTCAGAACGCTAAACGATGTCAAAATCATTCTATCTCGAAACCTTTGGTTGCCAGATGAACGTTGTCGATTCCGAGTGGATCGTCAATTTGCTCGGCCAGATCGATTACCACCCTGTGGCAACGCCTCAAGAGGCGGACCTGATTCTCCTCAACACCTGTTCGGTGCGTGATAAAGCCGAGCGTAAAGTCTATGGACACCTGAGCCATTTCAAGCCGCTTAAAGATCAGCGGCCTGAGCTGATTCTCGCTGTCGGTGGTTGTGTCGCCCAGCAGGAAGGGCAGCAACTGCTTAAGAAAGTCCCCTATCTCGATATCGTTTTCGGCACCCACAATGTGCATAAATTGCCGGAGCTGATTTTCGCGGTGGAGCAGGGGCATGGCCGTCAGTGCGAAACCACCCATTACGAAGGCGCCAAGCGTCTGGAGCAGTTTCCCCAGCGCGCCGATGAAAATTCGATTTCCCGCTTTGTCACCATCATGCAGGGTTGCGATAATTTTTGCTCCTACTGTGTGGTGCCCTATGTGCGCGGTCGCGAGGTGAGTCGCCCCAGCCGTGACATCCTTGCTGAAGTTCAGGACCTTGTCGCTCAGGGCGTCCGTGAGGTGACGCTGCTGGGACAGAATGTCAATTCCTATGGCCAGAAGGGCAGCGGCGACATGAGCTTTGCCGAACTGCTCACCCGGGTGCATGACATTGACGGCCTCAAACGGATCCGTTTCACCTCCTCCCATCCCAAAGATTTGAGCGACGAATTGATCGCCTGTTTCGCTTCTTTAGATAAATTGTGCAAGCATATGCACCTGGCACTGCAAAGCGGTTCCAATCGGATTCTCGATCTGATGAACCGTGGTTACAGCCGCGAACAGTATCTGGAGCGGGTGGCACGCCTCAAACAGGCCTGCCCGGAAATCCGTATGACCACGGATCTGATTGTCGGCTTTCCCGGTGAGCAGGAAGCGGATTTTGAACAGACCCTCGACATGTTGGAGCAGGTGCGCTTTGCCGATGCCTATTCGTTCCTGTATTCACGGCGGCCTCAAACCAAGGCCCTCGAGATGGAAGATCCGGTTCCGGCACAGGAGAAACAGCGCTGGTTTGAACGGATGCTGACACGACAACAGACGATCAGTGGCGAGATCTGGCAACAGGATCGTGGTACCGTCCAGTCGGTACTGGTCGAAGGTGTCAGTCGCCAGGGCCAGGGCCAGGTTTTTGGCCGCAGCCAGTGGAACCGGATTGTCAATTTTGACGGAGCGGAATCTCTCATCGGTCAGCAAGTCGCTGTGCGCATTGAGGAATGTCTGCGCAATTCACACCGTGGGGTTCTGGTCGAATCTCTATAAATTTTTAAAGCAAGGGGGGATCACAGCATGGAACAGCAGCATTACGATTTACTCAAGGAGATGTCGCAAACCCCGAGTCCATCCGGCTTTGAACAGCCGATTCAGCGGGTTATCCGCCGTGTCCAGACCAGTGTGGCGGATGAAGTGCGCACCGATGTGATGGGCAATGTGATCTCCCGACTCGATGGTCAGGGCGACAACAGACCCAAGGTGATGCTGGCCGGTCACTGTGACGAGATCGGCTTCATGATCAAGTACATTGACGAAGAGGGCTTCATCTACTTTGCCCCCATTGGTGGGGTGGATGCCCACCTGGTGCCGGGGCAGCGGGTGCATATCCACAGCGCCAATGGTCCGATTCTCGGCGTGGTCGGTAAAAAACCGATCCACCTCATGGATCCCAAAGACCGCGAGACCGTGGTCAAATTCAAAGATCAATTCATTGATATCGGCTGTGCCAATCAGGAGGCGGCTCTGGAGCTGGTGGCCATCGGTGATCCGATGACCTTTGTTCCCAGCATGGAGCGTTTGCAGGGCGAGCTGGTCACCTCGCGCGCGTTTGACGATAAGATGGGCGCGTTTATCGTCACTCGGGTGTTGCAGGAGGTGAAACAGCGGGGAACCGCTCCGGCGGATCTCTACAGCGTGACGACGGTGCAGGAGGAGATCGGCCTGCGCGGAGCGTCCGCCAGTGTTTACGGGGTGAATCCCGATGTCGGTATTGCCGTGGATGTTGGTTTCTCCAGCGATTTTCCCGGACTCAATAAAACGGAACTCGGCGATTTGCGCGTCGGTGGCGGCCCGATCATCGCCCGCGGTGCCAATATCAATCCGGTACTGTTCGATCTGCTGGTGAGCACGGCGAAAGAAGAGGGGATCCCCTATCAGGTTGTGGGGATGCCGCGTGCCACCGGTACCGACGCCAATGTGATGCAGCTCAGTCGCGGCGGCATTGCCGCGGCGCTGATCAGTGTGCCGCTACGCTATATGCACTCTCCGGTCGAGGTGTTGTCTCTGGAGGATCTGGAGGCGACCATTGCTTTGCTGGCTGCTGTGATCTACAAAATTGACAATGCGCAGATGTTCATTCCGCAATAAGTTTCGTTTCATTCATTCTGGCGGCGGTTTCCCGCCGCGTTAATTTTACATAAACCCGGGTCGGCAGTGCTTGACGCTGACCCGGAACAGCTATAAAATTTCGTCTTTAAACCGACCCTCTTTACGCTAGAAAAAGGAGACCGCGATGCTCGACCCTGAATTACGGGAAGGACTCACCTTTGATGATGTTCTTCTGGTCCCTGCTCATTCCCAGGTGTTGCCGAAAGAAGTGGATCTGTCGACTAAACTGACTGAATGCATTTCGTTGAATATTCCGCTGATGTCGGCGGCGATGGATACCGTGACCGAAGCGCGTACCGCCATCTGCATGGCACGCGAAGGGGGGATCGGCGTTATCCACAAAAACATGTCGCCCCAGGAGCAGGCGTTGGAGGTCGATCAGGTCAAGAAATCGGAAAGCGGCATGATCGTCGATCCGATCACCATGGAGCCGAAGCAGAAAATTTATGAAGCTCTGCAGCTGATGGAACAGTATCGGATCTCCGGGGTGCCGATTACGGAAAATGGCCGTCTGGTGGGGATTCTGACGAATCGCGATCTGCGCTTTGAAACCCAGCTCGATCAGCCGATCGAAAATGTCATGACCAAGGACCATCTGGTCACCGTCCCTCCCGGAACCACCCTTGAAGAAGCCAAATTTCACCTGCATAAGCACCGCATTGAAAAGCTTTTGGTTGTCGATGACGAGTATGCCCTTAAGGGGTTGATCACCATCAAGGATATCGAAAAGGTACGCAAATACCCGATGGCCTGTAAAGACGAGTTCGGTCGTTTACGCGCCGCAGCGGCTGTCGGCGTCGGCGGTGACTGCTATGAGCGTCTCGAACAATTGGTCCGTGCCGGAGTGGACGCTGTGGTGGTCGACACCGCCCATGGCCATTCTCAAGGGGTGCTTGACTCCGTGGTGGAGATCAAACGAACCTATCCCAACTTGCAGATGATCGCCGGCAATATTGCCACGGCGGAAGCCGCAGAAGCGCTGATCAAGGCCGGTGTTGATGCGGTCAAGGTCGGCATCGGTCCCGGTTCCATCTGTACCACCCGCGTCGTTGCCGGGGTAGGTGTGCCGCAGATTACGGCTATTGCCGATGTCGCGCGGATTACCCAGAAGGCGGGCATTCCACTCATCGCCGATGGCGGCATCAAGTATTCCGGTGAACTGCCCAAAGCGATTACGGCCGGAGCCGATGTGATCATGATTGGTTCGCTGTTTGCCGGAACTGAGGAATCCCCCGGTGAAACTATCCTCTATCAGGGACGTACCTACAAATCCTATCGCGGTATGGGCAGCCTGGGTGCCATGAAAAAGGGCAGTAAAGATCGTTATTTTCAGGGCGATGTCGACAGTGATGTCAAACTGGTCCCTGAGGGCATCGAAGGGCGCGTGCCGTTCCGTGGTACATTGTCGGCCAATGTCCATCAACTGCTCGGCGGCCTGCGTGCCGGCATGGGCTATACCGGCTGTCGTAGCTTGAAAGAGCTGCAGCAGAATGCCCACTTTATCCGTATCACCAATGCCGGGCTGCGTGAGTCCCATGTCCACGATGTCAATATCACCCACGAAGCACCGAACTACCGGATTGAACGCCCCAGCTAGTCGCGGCGTCCATACGTTGTGCCGGAAGCCCGTATGTCCTACGGGCTTCCGTGTTTTTATGATCTGACCGACCGGAACCTCCGGTTGTTGCAAGCGATTTACTCTCGCTGGAGAACGAACTGATGGCCGACCTGCATAGCGAAAAAATTCTCATTCTCGATTTTGGTTCCCAATACACCCAACTGATTGCCCGGCGTGTGCGTGAAGCCCATGTCTATTGCGAACTCCATCCGTTTGATATGGATCTTGAGGCGATTCGCGCCTTTGAACCTAACGGCATTATTCTGTCCGGTGGTCCCAAGTCCGTGTACGACGAGGGCGCACCTGCCGTCGAGGAAGCGCTGTTTGAACTGGGGGTTCCGGTGCTGGGGATTTGCTACGGCATGCAACTGCTCAATCGCCATTTTGGTGGCCATGTCGTCCCGGCCGGCAAGCGCGAATACGGTCATGCCGACCTGCTCAGTCAGGGGCAGCCCGGGCCGCTGTTTGACGGTTTTTTTGTCGAGGGCAAAAGCCCGGTGTGGATGAGCCATGGCGACCATGTCGAGCACGTGGCCGAGGGCTTCGAAGTCGTCGGTGCCACCGACAATGCGCCGGTATGCGCCATCCAGAACGTGGCACGTAACCTCTATGGCGTGCAGTTCCATCCCGAGGTTAACCATACGCCGCGTGGTGAGGTGCTGATTGATACCTTTGTCCGCAAGATCTGCGGGTGCAACGGTCAGTGGACGCCGGGCCAGATTATCGAAGATGCCGTCGCGCGCATTCGTGAACAGGTGGGCACGGATCAGGTGATTCTTGGTCTGTCCGGCGGGGTGGACTCGTCCGTGGCTGCCGCGTTGATCCACCGCGCCATCGGTGATCAACTGACGTGCGTGTTTGTTGATAACGGCCTGCTGCGTCTCAACGAAGGCGATCAGGTGATGAGCACCTTTGCTGAAAATCTCGGTGTTAAGGTGATTCGGGTCGATGCTGAAGATCGTTTCCTTGCCGCTTTGGCCGGTGAAACCGACCCGGAGAAAAAGCGCAAGATTATCGGCGGTTTGTTCGTTGATATTTTTGAAGAAGAGTCCAATAAACTGACTGATGCCAAATGGCTGGCTCAAGGCACCATCTATCCCGACGTTATCGAGTCCGCCGGTGCCAAGACCGGTAAGGCGCACAACATCAAGAGTCATCATAATGTCGGTGGCCTGCCCGATTACATGAAGCTGCAACTGCTCGAACCCTTGCGCGAGCTGTTCAAGGATGAAGTGCGCACCGTTGGTGAGGAACTTGGCCTGCCACATCAGATGGTATGGCGCCATCCGTTTCCCGGCCCCGGTTTGGGCGTACGTATTCTCGGCGAAATCAAAAAGGAATATGCCGACATTCTGCGTCAAGCCGACGCGATTTATATTGAAGAGTTGTACCGCAGCGGCCACTACGAAAAGATCAGTCAGGCGTTTGCCGTGTTCCTGCCGGTCAAGAGTGTCGGCGTCATGGGCGATGGTCGCACCTACGAATATGTCGTGGCCTTGCGTGCCGTGGAAACCAAAGACTTTATGACCGCCGGCTGGTATCCCATGCCGTATGCGGACCTGGCTCGCATCAGCAGCCGGATTATCAACGAGGTCAAAGGGATCAACCGGGTGACCTACGATATCTCCAGCAAACCACCGGCGACCATTGAGTGGGAATAGCCGAACCTGTCATCTTAAAACAAAAAAGGGAGGCCGAAGGCTTCCCTTTTTTGTTCGTTTGAGCATGGGGGGTACCGCTTATTGGACGCAGATCTGATCGCCCATTTTAGCCAGTGAGGCTTTGCCGATCCCCTTGATGTTGCAAAGTTGATCCACTGAGGAATAGGTGCCGTGACTGGTGCGATAGGCGACAATTTTTTCTGCGGTTTTTTGGCCAATACCTTTGATGGCCTGTAACTGTTCAACCGTTGCTGTGTTAATATTAACGGCTTCACTGGCCAGGGACGGAATGACCATCATCAGACAAAACGCAAAGGCCAACAGGGTGGTTTTGAACACGTGGAACATGAAGACTCTCCTTTTCTTTGGCGGGATTAAAAAAAAATTAGACAGTCGCACTATAGCAGGCCGACAAAGATAAGTGAAATTTTTTATTATTATTTTTAAATTTTAGGATTTAAATGTTGAAGAAGAAAACGCCCGCCGTTTTTCTCGATCGTGACGGCACCATCAATGTAGAGCGGGACTATTTGTACCGTCCTGAGGACTTTTGTTTTATCGACGGTGCCGAAACAGCTATTCGTCAACTGAATGACGCCGGATTTGTGGTCGTTGTCGTGACTAACCAATCCGGCGTTGCCCGCGGTTATTATCGTGAGGAAGATGTTGAGATTCTTCATGATTACCTTTCGCATCAACTGGCCAAGGTTGGCGCGCATATCGATGGGTATTACTATTGCCCCCATCATCCGCAGTCGGGCCAGGCTCCTTATGTTCAGGAGTGCGAGTGTCGTAAAGGCAAGCCGGGCATGTTGTTGCAGGCCGCCCGTGACCTCGACATTGATCTGTCACGCTCATGGATGGTGGGTGATAAAAAGGCCGATGTTGATGCCGGCCTGGCTGCCGGATGTCGGCCGATTCTTGTGCGTACCGGCCATGGTGAAAGCCAGTGTGACACGATTGATAGCGATCAGGTTCCGGTGTGCGCTGATCTGAGTGCCGCTGTGGCGTTTATTTTATCTAACTGCCTGGACCAGTGATGTTTTTCTCGATAGCCCCTCCTCGGATCAGCAACGGGGAGGAGCTGAATTTTAATCGAATTTTCTGATCGGCTTTTCAGGTGTGCGTGCTATGATCAA
This region of uncultured Desulfuromonas sp. genomic DNA includes:
- a CDS encoding M48 family metalloprotease, coding for MMIRLRLDWLLVGLCAVVLTACVPQLATSPWSTTAPLTPDLLIRSGDAAAQRLIQEHGGRFVDETVQTYLNTLVDRVSQSCAFDDISWRLIVVNDDACDLIAVPGGTLLVYRGLLERINDETQLAALLSHAMAHLKAGHEVQGALNADVLRGKVDPLPGADDAGVRGQPLADFLVNQIYTPGEESAAHQLFFERDVTRIAPGAACGWSARHPGKPLGVTRPGGWALEDDAVRFADMHAVVVHLAAGYDVFEQAQQLERQDKLPQAISLYLQAATQASDQGLILTGIGLAYLQVGEVNSAYHYLQRAVRLDGHYYRSRLGLGYVFSQQGKLSEAEEQLNRSRTLLPTLQGHYLLADLYARQDNWSDAEVLYRQVMAADPQGTLGKAARRALKDRAAQ
- the gmhB gene encoding D-glycero-beta-D-manno-heptose 1,7-bisphosphate 7-phosphatase, whose translation is MLKKKTPAVFLDRDGTINVERDYLYRPEDFCFIDGAETAIRQLNDAGFVVVVVTNQSGVARGYYREEDVEILHDYLSHQLAKVGAHIDGYYYCPHHPQSGQAPYVQECECRKGKPGMLLQAARDLDIDLSRSWMVGDKKADVDAGLAAGCRPILVRTGHGESQCDTIDSDQVPVCADLSAAVAFILSNCLDQ
- a CDS encoding M42 family metallopeptidase — protein: MEQQHYDLLKEMSQTPSPSGFEQPIQRVIRRVQTSVADEVRTDVMGNVISRLDGQGDNRPKVMLAGHCDEIGFMIKYIDEEGFIYFAPIGGVDAHLVPGQRVHIHSANGPILGVVGKKPIHLMDPKDRETVVKFKDQFIDIGCANQEAALELVAIGDPMTFVPSMERLQGELVTSRAFDDKMGAFIVTRVLQEVKQRGTAPADLYSVTTVQEEIGLRGASASVYGVNPDVGIAVDVGFSSDFPGLNKTELGDLRVGGGPIIARGANINPVLFDLLVSTAKEEGIPYQVVGMPRATGTDANVMQLSRGGIAAALISVPLRYMHSPVEVLSLEDLEATIALLAAVIYKIDNAQMFIPQ
- a CDS encoding ComEA family DNA-binding protein, translating into MFHVFKTTLLAFAFCLMMVIPSLASEAVNINTATVEQLQAIKGIGQKTAEKIVAYRTSHGTYSSVDQLCNIKGIGKASLAKMGDQICVQ
- the guaA gene encoding glutamine-hydrolyzing GMP synthase produces the protein MADLHSEKILILDFGSQYTQLIARRVREAHVYCELHPFDMDLEAIRAFEPNGIILSGGPKSVYDEGAPAVEEALFELGVPVLGICYGMQLLNRHFGGHVVPAGKREYGHADLLSQGQPGPLFDGFFVEGKSPVWMSHGDHVEHVAEGFEVVGATDNAPVCAIQNVARNLYGVQFHPEVNHTPRGEVLIDTFVRKICGCNGQWTPGQIIEDAVARIREQVGTDQVILGLSGGVDSSVAAALIHRAIGDQLTCVFVDNGLLRLNEGDQVMSTFAENLGVKVIRVDAEDRFLAALAGETDPEKKRKIIGGLFVDIFEEESNKLTDAKWLAQGTIYPDVIESAGAKTGKAHNIKSHHNVGGLPDYMKLQLLEPLRELFKDEVRTVGEELGLPHQMVWRHPFPGPGLGVRILGEIKKEYADILRQADAIYIEELYRSGHYEKISQAFAVFLPVKSVGVMGDGRTYEYVVALRAVETKDFMTAGWYPMPYADLARISSRIINEVKGINRVTYDISSKPPATIEWE
- the typA gene encoding translational GTPase TypA, translated to MSAEIRNIAIIAHVDHGKTTLVDAMLHQSGVFRSNQVITERIMDSNDLEKERGITILSKNLCIEHKGVKINVVDTPGHADFGGEVERVLKMVDCVLLLVDAFDGPMPQTRFVLKKSLDLGLKPIVVINKIDRPGARPEEVVDMVFDLFCELDANEEQLEFPIVYASAKSGYARFEPGDDNMDLEPLFATIKEKVPAPEGDPDAPFQFLVTSIDYNDYIGRIATGKIFNGRIKEGDTVARIDKDGKISRGRISKLIGYQGLQQVSIEQASAGDIVTIAGFEEISISESLASVDNPEPLPYVNIDEPTLSMNFIVNSSPFAGNEGKYVTSRNIFERLQKELRTNVSLRVEETDNTDTFKVSGRGELHLSILIENMRREGFELAVSKPEVIFKEEDGQRLEPIEYLCIDVPEEFQGTVIEKLGRRKAELSSMKQMDGTNRLEFNIPARGLIGFRTEFMTDTRGTGTMAHSFLEYAPYKGEIESRKNGVLIAMDAGETVAYSLFNLQDRGILFVGPGIKVYEGMIIGQHAKENDLVVNASKGKKLTNVRASGSDDAIRLTPPNVLTLEQALEYIADDELVEVTPESIRLRKKILDANERKKSEKKK
- the miaB gene encoding tRNA (N6-isopentenyl adenosine(37)-C2)-methylthiotransferase MiaB; the encoded protein is MSKSFYLETFGCQMNVVDSEWIVNLLGQIDYHPVATPQEADLILLNTCSVRDKAERKVYGHLSHFKPLKDQRPELILAVGGCVAQQEGQQLLKKVPYLDIVFGTHNVHKLPELIFAVEQGHGRQCETTHYEGAKRLEQFPQRADENSISRFVTIMQGCDNFCSYCVVPYVRGREVSRPSRDILAEVQDLVAQGVREVTLLGQNVNSYGQKGSGDMSFAELLTRVHDIDGLKRIRFTSSHPKDLSDELIACFASLDKLCKHMHLALQSGSNRILDLMNRGYSREQYLERVARLKQACPEIRMTTDLIVGFPGEQEADFEQTLDMLEQVRFADAYSFLYSRRPQTKALEMEDPVPAQEKQRWFERMLTRQQTISGEIWQQDRGTVQSVLVEGVSRQGQGQVFGRSQWNRIVNFDGAESLIGQQVAVRIEECLRNSHRGVLVESL
- the guaB gene encoding IMP dehydrogenase, whose amino-acid sequence is MLDPELREGLTFDDVLLVPAHSQVLPKEVDLSTKLTECISLNIPLMSAAMDTVTEARTAICMAREGGIGVIHKNMSPQEQALEVDQVKKSESGMIVDPITMEPKQKIYEALQLMEQYRISGVPITENGRLVGILTNRDLRFETQLDQPIENVMTKDHLVTVPPGTTLEEAKFHLHKHRIEKLLVVDDEYALKGLITIKDIEKVRKYPMACKDEFGRLRAAAAVGVGGDCYERLEQLVRAGVDAVVVDTAHGHSQGVLDSVVEIKRTYPNLQMIAGNIATAEAAEALIKAGVDAVKVGIGPGSICTTRVVAGVGVPQITAIADVARITQKAGIPLIADGGIKYSGELPKAITAGADVIMIGSLFAGTEESPGETILYQGRTYKSYRGMGSLGAMKKGSKDRYFQGDVDSDVKLVPEGIEGRVPFRGTLSANVHQLLGGLRAGMGYTGCRSLKELQQNAHFIRITNAGLRESHVHDVNITHEAPNYRIERPS